TCGCGCGTCTTCCAACCTGTATAAAAACGCCTCCCAGGTAATGGCGAACTGGGAACGTGTTGACCGGTGAGCGGTGAGACATCAATGGGAGGCAGGACGACGAAATTGCtctgcgcggcggcgctgctgctgctctgcgtGGCCGCGGGCCTCCAAGGCGCTCTCTGTGCGggcgggggtggcggaggaggtggtggcggcgcgaggggcggcggcggaggaggtggtggcgcgaagggcggcggcggaggtggcggcgcgaagggcggcggagggagcTCGGGAAAGAGCAACGGCGGCCGGTCCGTCGGCGGAGGGAGCccgagcacgagcacgagcaggagcggcggcgggtccgtCGGTGGAGGGAGCTCATCAGACTGGAGAAGCTACGGCGGGGACGCCGGAATGGGTGCCAACAGGGGATACGATGAATCCGACGGGCGCGAACCGCTTGGCCGTGGAGCCTGGAGggtctccggcgccgccgccggcgcgctcgTTGCGGCAGCTGCGGTCGTTTGGTGGTGATCAAATGGTAGCTGCCGTGTGAATTCGTAAATTGCATGGTTCATGCATGTGTGTACGTATCACGCTTTTGTGATTGGTAAGTTGTAAATACAGTGTACACTGGACGATGGGTGCGCTAGTAACAAGTTGTATAAAATGTAACGGAAAGAATAAGTTGTgcaggaaagaaaaataaaagggatCAAAGAACTTCTGTAGCCATGCTCTTGCTGAATCAGCTGCAGTGGTACACCAACTTTTCTGTATGGATAACAAGGTAGCTttgttttttaagaaaaaaagtaaTTATTTCTCATAGTGATGGCTTGTAACTATAGCAATCCAGTAGATGCTCAGGCGCCAAACCATGCGAAATGATCCCCATGTAACATGGCAGGTCTCGGTACTTCATGTAGATGAGGCATCTCTCCATGGAGTGGAGACGCTCTCTGATTATTTTCCTTTAGGAAGTGTAATACGATGCCATTATGCCAATGTTCAATGGACGGGCTAATGAGGAGTTTAATGGCTTCAGGGACTGTAGATTTCGAGCAGGGTGGATTGGATTGGTTTGATGACCATTTAGCCACCGACCACTGCGCACGATGATGCTTGGCTGCTTACTGGAGTATACATATCTGATGTATGGTCAATGGGGTCAGGTGTGCGATTGCACTGTCAACTCAATCTGTCACGCGCCTGCGATGTGACGAGGGACGATGCACGGCAGCTCACGATCACAATCTTTTCTCTGTCTCTTCTTGGGTGAAGATTGATCAGTGTCTTTTGTGCCACTATCATGCACGGTACTGTAGCATTTCCGGTAGGATTATGTATTTATGTCGTATCCGGAagatatttaactatttgccaTCCTTACGGATGGCACCTTCCCGTTTGCCATCCTTACGAACGCGCTTACATATTTGCCATCCTCTGCGAACGAAGCAATACATTTACCATTTTCGCCGACGTGGCGCGTCAACTCACCCGTGCCAACGTGGATCGAGATGGGAAAAGACCAAAACGTTCCTACCTTTCTCCTGTTTCTCTCTCTTGTTCCTGCGCGCTCCATGGCCAGCCATgtccgagctcctgctcgcccgGCCCCGTGTCCTGTGCGCTGCCGCCGCtagtcgcgcgccgccgccgcccctcccgcgcCTCTAGTGCTCCGCGCCACCGCACTGCTCGCCACCTCGCGAGTCGAGCCACACCCTGCCACTGCCACCTTGGCCCAAATCTCCCGCCGGCCTCGCCCCCATCGGCCCGCCCTTCCTCCCGCCGGCCCCCACGGTGGATTTGGGCGATGGCCACGGGGATGAGCGGCGACGGCCAGCCCCGGCTAGCGCCGACCGACCCCCGGCAAGCGCCGTTGGGGGGCAGCAGCTCGTGGTCGCAAGAGTGTTCGAAGGTTGAAGATAACCTAAGACGTGGGTCCCACACATCAGTAGTGGAGAGAGAGGAATAGGATAGCTAATAGGGATAAGATAGGGGCGTTTTGGTCTTTTCATGTCCCGATCCACGCTGCAATGGATGAGTTGCGCGCCACGTCAGCGAAAATGATAAATGTGTTATTTTGTTTGTAGAGGGATGGCAAATATGTAAGCGCATGGGTAAGGATGAATCCGTAAAGATGataaatagttaaatatccGTATTTGAGTGGTACTATGCAGTAAAAGAGCGAGCGGATGCTAAACGACCTGACACGTCTGAATCTATCTGAATTCTGATTCACTCGCCAGCAGCTCAGATTCGCTTCTGCGGCCTGGTTTGATTcacttgcttaaatttaagcacccgtcacatcgaatgtttagatactaattaggagtattaaacgtagattatttacaaaaccgattacataagtggaggctaaacggcgagacgaatctattaagcctaattagtccatgatttgacaatgtgttgctacagtaaacatttgctaatgatggattaattaggcttaatagattcgtctcgctgtttagcctccacttatgtaatgagttttgtaaataatctacgtttaatactcctaattagtatctaaacattgatatgacacttgcttaaaaataagcaaaggaaccaaacaggcccgCATACGCAAGGAAGGAGAAGCTTCCCCATCGAAGAAGAAACCAAAGCAGCTGGTGGTCTCCGCGTCGCCTCCCCGCGCGCCATGGAGACGCAGGagatcgccgcggcggcgcgctacTTCGCCGCCATGGCTCGAATCGTCGGCCCGGTCAGTCCCCGAttccgcaccaccaccaccaccttctcTTCAATCAGCAACTGGCTCCACCGGATTACCTCGCTAATCGCCGTGCTCCTCCCCCTCTCCGGCGCCTCCGCTTCCAGGACCCCAAGGCCGTGAAGATGCGCCGCCACGCCTTCCACCTCCACCAGTgcgtcgccccctcccctaaTTCGCTCAATTACAGCTTTCCTGAAGCCCCGTGCTGACTTGGTGCTGGTTGCGTTCCAGGTCGGGGTCTACTACGCTCTCGGCGTCGGCCCTGCTCCTGCCGCGGGGCGCCctggccgagccgccgccgctgctcgacCGTATCTGCGTGGCCCACGGGCACGCGGCGGGGGACGTCGCGCTCACGGCCGCGTCGCTCGTCGAGCCATTCCTAGTCGCGGAGCAGCGCGGTAACCCCGGCGAGGTTAGTAGGTTTACACATGACTCTGCAATCACTCGTTCTAGTGCTAAgattttgcttgcttgcttggacGGCTGCAGGAATTTCGGCCGAGGTTGGTACCCGAGGCGCGTCTTGATGTGCTTGTTGAGGTAAGGATAATAAGCATCTCTGTGGAATTTGGCATCCTAGATCACTTCGTGCTTAGCATTCCATCACTTCGTTCAGTGTCTCTGAAGAAAACTTAAGCAGACTCACATTGATGATTTTGATGGAAGTGCATCAATTACTTATAGATTTCAACTTTGCACAATATACTATCTGGTACTTGTGCTGTCCTAGGAATTTGTTCCTTCCAAAATACTGGTTTCGAAAAACTTTTCCTGAACTCCTGAACATGCTCTGCTGTGTGCAGCATGAGACGTTGGGGAACACTCGAGATGGAAAGTCTGGACCTCCACAGTGGCTTTCAGCTCGATTGCTTGCCATGGTGAGTACTGTTACTTCTTTAGTCAGATTATACTGTTACTAATAGATGCGTGAAAAAGTAGCAGGCATTAATTGGATAAAAGCTTTCCTAGTTTATTTAGATTCTGAGGATGTTCTGAGTTCAGAAATAGCGGCGATTGTGTTTATGCTTAGCTTTCCATTGACAATGTTATGTGTCATCCTAACAATGACCTATTGTTTGGCTTTGGGTTGCTCGCATGGAAAAAACCGAGATCAGTAAGAAAAGAGATATTTCGTTTAAATATCCTTGTTACAACTTACAAATATTCTTTTTCTACTATTGTTCTTAGCTACGAGTGAACTACATTTACCTTAGTTATGAGTGATCTACATTTGTGCTTAATGGAAGAAAGGTCATGTTTCTGTTGAATAGTAAGAGGACACTTGTAGTTTTTTGCTAGTTTTCATCATTGGTACTTATGCTTAAATGACTGATCAGCAGCCTGATTTCTTCATTAGGTTGATGTACCTACAGCTGCTGACTCTGTTTTATCCTTAATAAAACATGACGGCTCATTCATTGGAAGACCATCATGGGATGTAGGCTGGTCATTGGCCAATGTCAATGAGAAACAGGTCCTTTTGTTCATCAAATTAAATTGCTGTCCCTCTTTTGTCATGCACTAAAATTGACTGTCATTAGTGTTTCTCAGGTTGAAAATGATATCAGATCTTCCCCCGCGTCTAACAGGAATCACGCATCTGTAGAGTCAATGGACCCATTGATGTTGGCCAAGTCTGCCACAAGAATTGCTATTCTAGGAATTTCAACCGTCAATTCAAATGTAAGGCACAGGTTGAcatattttttcctttcctgGACAGTTAGCACCTTGAAATTACAAGCTGTAGTTTTTTCTTCTGTACGTATAACTCTAGGTCATTGGTGATCAGAATGAAAGACAAATCGATGTTTCAGTGATGCAACACCGAGGGGACCCTTTGCTGATAGCAGGATCTCCATTCGGCCTCCTATCACCCTTCCATTTCTTCAACAGGTTTTTTTTATTCTACTGCTTTTAGCAGAATGTCTATTAGTATGCACCAGAACTTAGCAAATGCAACCTGTCAAATCTCTGGATTTGATTAACAAGAAAATAGTGTGGGCATTCATAATGTTGACTTGTGCAATGGTAAACTCTAGACTTTTTAAAACTTGATACTGTTCCATATGCTATATGTTATTCAGACAATGTAAAACTGTTGCTATCTAGAATTTTAGTAACTCTTTGCTTTGCATGTCATCACTATACACTAGAGCTTCCAAAACAATCTTAGTTTTTGTTCTGGGTATGTTTATTGACCTTGAAAGCATATTCAGTGTAACTATACTGATGTTTCTGAAACTGGAACGACATATGACATGCTATTGTTCACAATTTCTTGTGCCGCCATTATTAGAAAACGGAGTAAGAGTGTAATATTCATCTGTAAACATATGTGTTCTTTAAGCAGCATATCAGTTGGTGCTGTTGCAAATTTCCTTCCTCCATGCGCTGTGAGGTGCTCGTTGCTGATGGCTGACATCCAATGTCTCCCTGGTAAATGTCACTCCGTATTTCTTTTCTCATATATTATGACATTAGCTATTGATAATCTCTTAATTGACTAAGGTATGGAAGGTGCTCCAGTGTTTGACCGAAATTCTTGCCTTGTGGGGTTGCTGATGAACCCATTAAGGCAGAAAGGCAGCAGCGTAGAAGTTCAGGTGAGTCCACTGGTTTCAAAAAGATACCTTTGCACATCGAATAAATGAAAACTTAGCTACTTAAAATCTACATACCAGCTCGTTATTACCTGGGATGCAATATGCACTGGATGGAACAACATGAAACTGGTGGAAATTGAGCGAGAACCAAGTAAGCTACCTAATGACAAAAATGAAGAGAGTAAAATGATGGAATTAAAGCATCCAGATAACTATGGGAGGTTTGTCTCTTCTACAGTCAACAAAATTAACCAGTATTGCATTTCATCCCCTTCAATCAGAGAGGCTATATCCGCAGTTGTTCTTGTCACGGTTGGTGATTCATCTTGGGCTTCAGGTATTGTACTAAACAAAGGGGGTTTAGTTCTGACAAATGCTCATCTCTTGGAACCTTGGAGATTTGGAAGAACTTCACCTTTAGGTGCACAAACCTCATCTGCTGGAGAATATCTCAGTGCCAGAGAAAACAGATCATTGCAGCCACAACAATGCAAATTCTCTAACGACGATGCTGTCAAACATGAGGTTTCATTGTTTAACTTGGGTTTCAAAAGAGAGAAGAGAATATCAGTTCGTTTGGACCATGCGGAGAGACAGGTGTGGTGCAGTGCTAGTGTGGTTTTTATCTCAAAGGGTCCGCTTGATGTTGCATTGCTTCAAATGGAAGAGGTTCCAATTGAGTTAAATACAATCAGACCAGAATTTGTTTGTCCAACAGCAGGATCATCTGTATACGTAGTTGGACATGGCCTTTTTGGACCTCGATCAGGTGACAAATCTTAGAATCTGGTGCTTAAGCAGTTTGATGCTTCTTTTGATCGATGTGCATGCCATTTCGAATGTTTTGAGTTTTGTTAGTATGGAACTGATAATTGAGTTGAATATAGGCCTATGCTCCTCTCTATCCTCTGGGGTTGTGTCAAAGGTTGTCCAAATCCCATCAACTCAACTTTCTCATCCTTCTGGTACTGTGGAGGCTCACAATATGGACATGCCAGTAATGCTGCAGACAACAGCAGCAGTTCATCCAGGGGCCAGTGGCGGTATGCTTGTTAATTCGCATGGGCTAATGGTTGGGATAGTAACAAGGTATGAAATAAGACTTCTGAAGCACTATTTCAGAAAGTAACTAGAACTTTATTTACTGTTTCGTCGACAGTATCAACTTGCTATCTTTTATGTTGGATATGTGCTACTTAGGAAATATATTTAAAACCATCTTAGTGTTCCTGCTACTCGCAAGCTAACTTGCCTCCAATATTTCATCCATTTTAGTGACTAGAGGAATGGTGAAATTATGCATTTTTCAAAAAGCTCATTTCCCCCCACCACTTATTTCTTTTGTTCCCATATCCAGTAATGCTAAGCATGGTGGTGGAAGCACAATACCTCATCTGAATTTCAGCATCCCCTGCAAATCACTTGAAATTATCTTCAAGTATTCAGGTGCTAATTAAGTAcgcttgttttattttattctcTCAACTTTAGTCAGCATTGATGATATCAAAACCCTTCTGAACATATGAAATAAGAAATGCAATCTCCTTTCTGCTTTATTCTCTCAACTTTAGTCAGCATTGATGATATCAAAACCCTTCTGAACATATGAAATAAGAAATGCAATCTCCTTTCTTGGCAGAAAATGAAGAGCCAGCCATTTTGGAGCAGTTGGACAAACCCAATAAAGTGCTCTCATCGGTTTGGGCTCTGGCACCATCATCATCCCAATTTATCGACAACCCCCCTGAAAAGGGCGGAGAGGAAAAGGTTATGGAGTTCTCAAAGTTTCTTAGTAATAAGCAAGCAACTCTGAAATCTAGCACAGATCTAAAGGAACTCTTTAAGCGTATGATGCCCAGCAAAATGTAGATTGGATCAACAAATGGAAGTAGGATTGGGTACGGACAATATTTCCCTGGTCATGGCAAAGTGCAAAAGTTGCTTTTTTGGGACAGGAAACACTGGTTGAGGGATTGAGATTACCTAACAAAATCCCAGATTGTTACATGCCGCTCTACTATGATTTTGAGGGCAAAGGCCTTGTAAAGGAGAAACACTGTGTGTCAATATATACATAGTTTGCTCCTAGATTTCCGAGCAGAAATGTGTTATCAGAGAACAGTGGGCTTATATTTCCTGAAGTGTGAGCAGAAAGATATTATGCCTACGGGAATGTCAAAAAATCGGATTTACATTGGAACCAGGGTTTTTTTAAGTACTAGTTGAAAAGGACTAGTATTTCTGTCATTTCTTGTACTAACTGAAAAGGAAATTTTCAGAGGTTTCCTGTGATCCTACCTTCAGTGTAAAGTGTTCGTTCATCAAGGCTGATAGTATAGCGTAACTAAGAAAATCAAGTTGGGATGTTGATATTTTACTACAAGCCACATTTTACATTGGCATGGACTCCATTGGAAATCCCAGTTAATACTGGCGGTTATAAAGCATGTGATCTGTTCATCACTTCTTGTCATCCTTTGAATACCTTTTGCTCAACACAGAAAAAGCGTGTGATCAGATCTGTTCATCATTACACGCCTTCTCAAACCCAGAAATTGATATATCAGTCAGTCAAATACAGTAAAATAGGACTTCTCAAGCATCGAAGGGGCAACCAAACTTACAATCTCAATAGCTGTCGTTACAATGTAAAAATCAACAATGGTTAAGCATGCAAGGACTAATGTAGATCGTATCACTTCAAACATATTTAATCCGGTATGGGGAACATACACTCGACAGCCTATTCTCGTCAAGAACATTTGTTCTATGATATTCAAGTAATCCTACCAAAAAGAGTTAAGTTAGGATAAAATTTCTGATTTCTGGAGGAAAAGCTCTCGTGATGGTCGGAAAATTGTATGGTCAAACGCCCTGACTGCGGCAGAGAAAAAGTTTGCCGCTAGACTCTCCTTGTTCCTTGAAGACAGGCCCATCCATCCATTTCAGATACCGATATGCTGGCCAAGTACGTTGAGTAAACTTCTTTGACTTTTGGCACCTGAATTTATAAGACAAAAATACAAAAAGAAACATATAAATAAACAAAGATATCTGCGAGACATGAAACTTTTATAAAATTTATTCCTTTACCTGCTCTTCTAAAATTCCAGAAATGGCAACTATTCCACCAGGTTTTGCATAACCAACTATGTCCTCGACCAGCTCCAGTAAGGGATTTAGAAGTATGTTTGCTGCAACTACGTCATATGTTCCCCTTGAAGACTTCAAGTCATGGTTATTGGTTAATTTGTTCTCTTCTGATTTGTCAACAGAACTTGGGAAGGATGAGGGCTGGTCAGTCGTTGGTACCAAATAAACAGGCATTTGGTTGGGACGTAAACCATTCAGTAACAAGTTTTCAGAAGCAGATATTATGGCTTGAGGGTCTATGTCTATCCCAGTAGCTAGAACAGCACCCATCTGCATTCATAAGCGTACATTGAGTGAATGAAATAGGGAAAAACTGCCTTCTTATCATGACACTTGGCAGCAGCGAACCACAAACACACAAAGACATGATACCTTCAGAGCTGCAATCCCCAAAACTCCAGTGCCTGTCCCGTAATCCAAGACATGTTCACCCCCTTTAATAACTTCTCGTAGAAGTAGAAGGCACAGCTT
This sequence is a window from Setaria italica strain Yugu1 chromosome III, Setaria_italica_v2.0, whole genome shotgun sequence. Protein-coding genes within it:
- the LOC101760512 gene encoding glyoxysomal processing protease, glyoxysomal isoform X1: METQEIAAAARYFAAMARIVGPDPKAVKMRRHAFHLHQSGSTTLSASALLLPRGALAEPPPLLDRICVAHGHAAGDVALTAASLVEPFLVAEQRGNPGEEFRPRLVPEARLDVLVEHETLGNTRDGKSGPPQWLSARLLAMVDVPTAADSVLSLIKHDGSFIGRPSWDVGWSLANVNEKQVENDIRSSPASNRNHASVESMDPLMLAKSATRIAILGISTVNSNNERQIDVSVMQHRGDPLLIAGSPFGLLSPFHFFNSISVGAVANFLPPCAVRCSLLMADIQCLPGMEGAPVFDRNSCLVGLLMNPLRQKGSSVEVQLVITWDAICTGWNNMKLVEIEREPSKLPNDKNEESKMMELKHPDNYGRFVSSTVNKINQYCISSPSIREAISAVVLVTVGDSSWASGIVLNKGGLVLTNAHLLEPWRFGRTSPLGAQTSSAGEYLSARENRSLQPQQCKFSNDDAVKHEVSLFNLGFKREKRISVRLDHAERQVWCSASVVFISKGPLDVALLQMEEVPIELNTIRPEFVCPTAGSSVYVVGHGLFGPRSGLCSSLSSGVVSKVVQIPSTQLSHPSGTVEAHNMDMPVMLQTTAAVHPGASGGMLVNSHGLMVGIVTSNAKHGGGSTIPHLNFSIPCKSLEIIFKYSENEEPAILEQLDKPNKVLSSVWALAPSSSQFIDNPPEKGGEEKVMEFSKFLSNKQATLKSSTDLKELFKRMMPSKM
- the LOC101760512 gene encoding glyoxysomal processing protease, glyoxysomal isoform X2, with amino-acid sequence MRRHAFHLHQSGSTTLSASALLLPRGALAEPPPLLDRICVAHGHAAGDVALTAASLVEPFLVAEQRGNPGEEFRPRLVPEARLDVLVEHETLGNTRDGKSGPPQWLSARLLAMVDVPTAADSVLSLIKHDGSFIGRPSWDVGWSLANVNEKQVENDIRSSPASNRNHASVESMDPLMLAKSATRIAILGISTVNSNVIGDQNERQIDVSVMQHRGDPLLIAGSPFGLLSPFHFFNSISVGAVANFLPPCAVRCSLLMADIQCLPGMEGAPVFDRNSCLVGLLMNPLRQKGSSVEVQLVITWDAICTGWNNMKLVEIEREPSKLPNDKNEESKMMELKHPDNYGRFVSSTVNKINQYCISSPSIREAISAVVLVTVGDSSWASGIVLNKGGLVLTNAHLLEPWRFGRTSPLGAQTSSAGEYLSARENRSLQPQQCKFSNDDAVKHEVSLFNLGFKREKRISVRLDHAERQVWCSASVVFISKGPLDVALLQMEEVPIELNTIRPEFVCPTAGSSVYVVGHGLFGPRSGLCSSLSSGVVSKVVQIPSTQLSHPSGTVEAHNMDMPVMLQTTAAVHPGASGGMLVNSHGLMVGIVTSNAKHGGGSTIPHLNFSIPCKSLEIIFKYSENEEPAILEQLDKPNKVLSSVWALAPSSSQFIDNPPEKGGEEKVMEFSKFLSNKQATLKSSTDLKELFKRMMPSKM